One window from the genome of Glycine soja cultivar W05 chromosome 12, ASM419377v2, whole genome shotgun sequence encodes:
- the LOC114379978 gene encoding probable LRR receptor-like serine/threonine-protein kinase At1g53430, with the protein MMRFVMSSSSKRVSKCFIFVFLASLHFGSNAQLLPQDEVKLLQAISDKVENLNWKVTQRSCNGDRGFDNRNISRDNKSQIIRNVTCDCSFNNNTTCHVTAIALKGLNISGPIPDEFGNLTRLEILDLTWNNFNGSIPKSLGRLSSVVNLSLLGNRLTGSIPSEIGDMASLQELNLEDNQLEGPLPQSLGKMSNLLRLLLSANNFTGIIPDTYGNLKNLTQFRIDGSSLSGKIPSFIGNWTKLDRLDLQGTSLDGPIPSVISYLTNLTELRISDLKGPTMTFPNLKNLKLLLRLELRNCLITGPIPNYIGEIKSLKTIDLSSNMLTGSIPDSFQDLGNLNYLFLTNNSLSGPIPDWILSINQQIDLSLNNFTKTSANNCQRPDLNLASSLSRTASTSILCLKMGQPCSGKPLFHSLFINCGGPETKFEGNEYEADLSPYGISNYVPGNSGKWAYSSTGVYLGNAKADYIATNQLSLDINGPDYYHTARIAPLYLNYYGLCMLNGNYKVKLHFAEIAFSDDQSYCNHGKRVFDVSIQGFKYLKDFNIAKEAGGVGKGITREFNVNVTESTLEIHLSWAGKGTNAIPIIGVYGPLISAITVTPNFKVYAHGFSTGTIVGIVAGACVIVILMLFALWKMGFLCQKDQTDQELLGLKTGYFSLRQIKAATNNFDPANKIGEGGFGPVFKGVLSDGAVIAVKQLSSKSKQGNREFINEIGMISALQHPNLVKLYGCCIEGNQLLLVYQYMENNSLARALFGKEHERMQLDWPRRMQICLGIAKGLAYLHEESRLKIVHRDIKATNVLLDKHLHAKISDFGLAKLDEEENTHISTRIAGTIGYMAPEYAMRGYLTDKADVYSFGIVALEIVSGKSNTNYRPKEEFVYLLDWAYVLQEQGNLLELVDPSLGSKYSSEEAMRMLLLALLCTNPSPTLRPCMSSVVSMLEGKTPIQAPIIKRGDSAEDVRFKAFEMLSQDSQTHVSSAFSEESIEQRSKSMGGPWLDSSISLPSRID; encoded by the exons ATGATGCGGTTTGTGATGTCTTCAAGCTCCAAACGTGTGTCTAAGTGCTTCATTTTTGTGTTCCTGGCTTCCCTACACTTTGGATCCAACGCTCAACTCTTACCACAAGATGAAG TGAAATTGCTACAAGCAATATCAGACAAGGTAGAGAACCTGAATTGGAAAGTTACACAACGTTCTTGCAACGGGGATAGAGGATTTGATAACAGGAACATTTCAAGGGATAATAAGTCTCAAATCATAAGGAATGTCACGTGTGATTGCTCTTTCAACAATAACACTACTTGCCATGTGACAGCAAT TGCGCTCAAGGGTCTCAATATATCTGGACCTATACCCGATGAATTTGGAAATTTAACTCGACTAGAAATACT TGATCTCACTTGGAATAATTTCAATGGCTCAATTCCAAAAAGCCTTGGACGCCTCTCATCAGTTGTCAATCT GTCACTTTTGGGAAATCGACTTACTGGTTCAATTCCCTCAGAAATTGGTGACATGGCTAGTCTGCAAGAACT GAATTTGGAAGATAATCAACTTGAGGGACCTCTTCCCCAGAGCCTTGGAAAAATGAGCAACTTGCTGAGATT ACTTCTTTCTGCAAATAATTTCACAGGGATAATACCAGATACATATGGAAATCTAAAGAATCTCACTCAGTT TAGGATAGATGGGAGCAGTTTATCTGGGAAAATACCCAGTTTTATTGGGAACTGGACCAAACTTGATAGATT GGATTTGCAGGGCACATCCTTGGACGGCCCAATTCCTTCTGTCATATCTTACTTGACAAATTTGACAGAATT GAGGATATCTGATTTGAAGGGACCAACTATGACATTTCCTAATCTGAAGAATTTGAAACTTTTGCTAAGACT GGAATTGAGGAATTGCTTAATAACTGGTCCCATTCCAAACTACATTGGAGaaataaaaagtttgaaaaCCAT AGATCTGAGCTCCAACATGTTAACAGGTTCAATCCCAGATTCATTTCAGGATTTGGGAAATCTAAATTACTT GTTTCTGACTAACAATTCTCTAAGTGGACCAATTCCTGATTGGATACTGAGCATAAACCAGCAAAT TGATTTATCTTTGAACAATTTCACAAAGACTTCAGCAAATAATTGCCAAAGGCCGGATCT GAACTTAGCTTCAAGCCTCTCTCGCACAGCAAGCACTTC AATACTTTGTTTGAAGATGGGCCAACCTTGTTCAGGAAAACCCCTGT TTCATTCACTGTTCATAAACTGTGGAGGACCTGAAACAAAGTTTGAGGGCAATGAATATGAAGCTGACCTCAGTCCATATGGCATTTCAAACTATGTTCCTGGTAATAGTGGCAAATGGGCTTATAGCAGCACTGGAGTATATCTAGGAAATGCAAAAGCTGATTATATAGCAACAAATCAGCTATCTTTGGATATTAATGGCCCTGATTACTACCACACAGCCCGCATAGCTCCTCTGTATCTTAATTACTATGGCCTTTGTATGCTGAACGGCAATTATAAAGTGAAACTTCATTTTGCTGAGATAGCATTCTCTGATGACCAATCATATTGCAACCATGGAAAGCGTGTATTCGATGTATCAATTCAA GGTTTTAAATATCTGAAAGATTTTAACATTGCGAAAGAAGCTGGTGGAGTTGGTAAGGGAATCACtagggagtttaatgttaatgtTACAGAAAGCACCTTGGAAATCCACTTATCCTGGGCAGGAAAAGGAACTAATGCCATTCCTATAATAGGTGTATATGGACCTCTCATATCTGCTATCACTGTGACCCCAA ACTTTAAAGTTTATGCACATGGGTTCTCTACTGGAACAATTGTTGGAATTGTTGCTGGGGCATGTGTGATTGTCATATTGATGCTCTTTGCTCTTTGGAAGATGGGTTTCCTTTGTCAGAAAGATCAAACAGACCAAG AACTTCTAGGTCTGAAAACAGGTTATTTCAGTTTAAGACAAATTAAAGCTGCTACTAATAACTTTGACCCAGCAAATAAGATAGGTGAAGGAGGCTTTGGACCAGTATTCAAG GGTGTACTATCAGATGGTGCTGTGATTGCTGTTAAGCAGCTCTCCTCCAAATCAAAGCAAGGGAATCGTGAATTCATCAATGAAATAGGCATGATATCTGCTTTGCAGCATCCAAACCTTGTGAAACTTTATGGCTGCTGCATTGAAGGAAACCAGCTGCTGCTAGTATATCAGTACATGGAGAACAATAGTCTTGCTCGTGCACTTTTTG GTAAAGAACATGAGAGGATGCAATTGGACTGGCCCAGAAGAATGCAAATTTGTCTGGGTATAGCAAAGGGCTTAGCTTATCTTCATGAGGAATCAAGGTTGAAAATAGTGCACAGGGATATTAAGGCAACCAATGTCTTACTTGATAAACATCTGCATGCCAAGATCTCTGACTTTGGTTTAGCCAAACTTGATGAAGAAGAGAATACTCATATCAGCACAAGAATAGCTGGGACAAT TGGTTACATGGCTCCTGAGTATGCTATGAGGGGTTACTTGACTGACAAAGCAGATGTCTATAGCTTTGGAATTGTAGCTTTAGAGATTGTTAGTGGAAAGAGCAACACAAATTATAGGCCAAAGGAGGAGTTTGTATATCTTTTAGATTGG GCCTATGTTCTCCAAGAGCAAGGAAACCTTCTGGAGCTGGTGGATCCAAGTCTTGGTTCAAAGTACTCCTCAGAAGAGGCCATGAGAATGCTGCTGTTAGCACTCTTGTGCACCAATCCTTCTCCCACTCTTAGACCATGTATGTCATCAGTAGTGAGCATGCTTGAGGGAAAAACTCCAATTCAAGCACCAATAATTAAACGCGGTGACAGTGCAGAAGATGTAAGATTTAAAGCCTTTGAGATGCTATCACAAGACAGTCAAACTCATGTCTCTTCTGCATTCTCAGAAGAAAGTATAGAGCAAAGAAGCAAATCAATGGGGGGACCATGGCTTGACTCCTCCATATCACTTCCAAGTAGAATTGATTAG